Proteins found in one Deltaproteobacteria bacterium genomic segment:
- a CDS encoding prolipoprotein diacylglyceryl transferase produces MGKRMMIDEILVGGMALAYIVILVWSCRVLPGERWQVLATMPLAKNEQGWWRGLNITYYGFFQACAFTAALSVMLVMLGSVRMGVLETLSAPLLLLAVCVPASKLVARLVEKKPQTLTVAGASFVGLVLCPWLILGTDALLERRGSFVMPILAAVAVSYAFGEGLGRLACISFGCCYGKPLDACSPLIRRLFRNRGFVFTGDTKKIAYAGGPAGRPVIPVQALTSGICVGVGLIGFYLFLRGWFTCAFLLVILVTQGWRAYSETLRDDFRGGGKVTAYQWMAAGAVVYGGLTALWAPAPPALTPDVVVGLSGLWNPAPLLGLEALWLIILVYYGRSKVTASTIRFHVVQSEV; encoded by the coding sequence GTGGGGAAACGAATGATGATCGATGAAATCCTCGTAGGCGGCATGGCCTTGGCCTACATCGTGATTTTGGTATGGAGTTGCCGGGTGCTGCCCGGAGAGCGATGGCAGGTTTTGGCGACCATGCCCCTTGCCAAAAACGAACAGGGCTGGTGGCGGGGCCTCAATATTACGTATTATGGATTCTTTCAAGCTTGCGCCTTTACCGCGGCCCTGAGTGTGATGTTGGTGATGTTGGGTTCGGTCCGAATGGGAGTCCTCGAGACGCTTTCGGCGCCGCTGTTGCTGCTGGCGGTCTGTGTGCCGGCTTCGAAGTTGGTGGCGCGGCTGGTGGAGAAGAAGCCCCAGACCCTGACGGTGGCCGGCGCCTCCTTCGTGGGGTTGGTGCTCTGCCCGTGGTTGATACTGGGGACGGACGCCTTGCTCGAGCGTCGGGGGTCCTTCGTGATGCCGATCCTGGCTGCGGTAGCCGTGTCGTACGCTTTCGGCGAAGGACTGGGCCGTCTGGCGTGCATCAGCTTCGGGTGCTGTTACGGCAAGCCGCTGGACGCTTGTTCCCCCTTGATCCGCCGGCTTTTCCGCAACCGCGGTTTTGTTTTCACCGGGGACACCAAGAAGATCGCTTATGCCGGCGGTCCGGCGGGCCGGCCCGTCATACCGGTACAGGCCCTGACCTCGGGCATTTGCGTGGGTGTGGGGCTGATCGGGTTCTATCTGTTTTTGCGAGGTTGGTTCACCTGCGCTTTTCTGTTGGTGATCCTCGTCACCCAAGGCTGGAGGGCCTACTCGGAAACGCTGCGTGACGATTTCAGGGGTGGAGGCAAGGTAACGGCCTATCAGTGGATGGCCGCGGGAGCCGTGGTTTATGGTGGTTTAACGGCGCTTTGGGCTCCGGCCCCCCCGGCGCTCACTCCCGATGTCGTGGTGGGCCTGTCCGGGTTGTGGAATCCGGCTCCGCTCTTGGGCCTCGAAGCCCTGTGGTTGATCATCCTGGTATATTACGGACGAAGCAAAGTCACTGCCTCTACGATCCGGTTTCACGTCGTGCAAAGCGAAGTATGA